From Drosophila yakuba strain Tai18E2 chromosome 2L, Prin_Dyak_Tai18E2_2.1, whole genome shotgun sequence, one genomic window encodes:
- the LOC6529093 gene encoding solute carrier family 2, facilitated glucose transporter member 3 isoform X2 produces the protein MKYDPQYTIYQHTAHKSPIRNATSKCEMEKPKDGESLQKHSLTFSEAPLMAHENSKQERPQWSWSLNWAAIGSSLGAAVPVGYCTGVMNSPAELMRSWCNETLIASYDLNLSDVGLEILWSAIVSIFLVGGAIGSVVGATMANRFGRRGCFYICGLLLTLGAISFYACRPLHSVELLLLGRMMVGLAGGLLTSFMPMWHSEISALSQRSTLAPLCPMGLTLGVVIAQICSLRSVLGGPESWHFGLAFYGLLVVVCYAPFRWYPESPKWLFIVLGRKEEARRQLQLLRGYTAGSAALKAEMEEMELEAASEVKTSGLVQVLRDPQLRLPLILVCAFLGGQQLSGINAIFYYSVSIFRKAGLSNQASEWANLGAGSLNLFASMLGPVLLERVNRRPLMLFSTFLCTVFLLLFAIMLYFIESYSWFGIGCIGCIFLYIFFFQFGLGPMPFFIGAELFELAFRPAAMSLGSLTYWLCNFIIGMAFPTLQNLWGAFVFLPFSVTCLLIFCLTKRYLPETRGRDPSEVAPLVASGFKSKVMLPKQAAI, from the exons ATGAAATACGATCCGCAATACACCATTTACCAGCATACCGCTCACAAAAGCCCCATAAGAAACGCTACCTctaaatgcgaaatggaaaagccAAAAGACGGGGAATCGCTTCAGAAGCATTCATTGACATTTTCAGAAGCGCCGCTGATGGCACACGAAAATAGCAAGCAG GAGCGGCCCCAGTGGAGCTGGTCCCTCAATTGGGCTGCAATCGGATCGTCGCTTGGTGCGGCGGTTCCAGTGGGGTATTGCACAGGAGTCATGAATAGTCCAGCTGAA CTCATGCGATCCTGGTGCAACGAGACACTGATTGCCAGCTATGACCTAAACTTGAGCGATGTGGGGTTGGAAATACTGTGGTCTGCTATAGTCTCCATATTTCTTGTGGGAGGCGCCATCGGATCTGTTGTTGGTGCCACCATGGCCAACCGGTTCGGACGTCGCGGCTGCTTCTATATCTGTGGCCTCCTTCTGACGCTGGGAGCCATTAGCTTTTACGCATGTCGACCTTTACATTCcgtggagctgctgctgcttggtCGGATGATGGTTGGACTGGCCGGGGGTCTACTAACATCATTTATGCCCATGTGGCACAGCGAAATTTCGGCCCTCTCCCAGCGCAGCACCTTGGCTCCACTGTGTCCAATGGGCTTGACCTTGGGAGTGGTGATTGCGCAGATCTGCAGCCTCCGGTCGGTACTCGGAGGTCCAGAGAGCTGGCACTTCGGACTCGCATTTTACGGTCTTCTAGTGGTTGTGTGTTATGCACCCTTTAGGTGGTATCCTGAGAGCCCCAAATGGTTATTTATCGTCCTAGGTCGCAAGGAGGAGGCTCGTCGCCAGCTGCAGTTACTGAGGGGATACACGGCTGGCAGCGCCGCACTGAAGGCAGAGATGGAAGAGATGGAGCTAGAAGCTGCTTCCGAGGTGAAGACCAGCGGACTAGTGCAGGTCCTGCGTGACCCCCAATTGCGTCTTCCGCTAATCCTAGTCTGCGCCTTTCTTGGTGGCCAACAGCTGTCTGGCATTAATGCT ATATTTTACTACTCCGTCTCCATTTTCCGAAAGGCGGGTCTTTCAAATCAGGCCTCTGAGTGGGCCAACCTAGGTGCGGGTTCcctaaatttatttgcctCCATGCTGGGCCCCGTGCTGCTGGAACGAGTCAATCGGCGACCACTGATGCTTTTCTCCACATTTTTATGCACAGtatttctgcttttgtttgccataaTGCTCTACTTCATT gAGAGCTACAGCTGGTTTGGTATTGGCTGCATTGGCTGCATTTTCCTGTACATATTCTTCTTCCAATTTGGTCTGGGCCCAATGCCGTTTTTCATCGGAGCAG AACTGTTTGAACTGGCTTTCCGCCCAGCCGCTATGTCGTTGGGAAGCTTGACGTACTGGCTGTGCAACTTTATCATCGGAATGGCGTTTCCCACATTGCAGAACCTCTGGGgcgcatttgtttttttgcccTTCTCAGTAACCTGCCTCCTGATCTTTTGCCTGACGAAACGCTACTTGCCAGAGACGCGAGGACGTGATCCGTCAGAGGTGGCTCCTCTCGTTGCTTCGGGTTTTAAATCAAAAGTGATGCTCCCGAAACAGGCGGCGATTTAA
- the LOC6529093 gene encoding solute carrier family 2, facilitated glucose transporter member 3 isoform X1 has translation MKYDPQYTIYQHTAHKSPIRNATSKCEMEKPKDGESLQKHSLTFSEAPLMAHENSKQEERPQWSWSLNWAAIGSSLGAAVPVGYCTGVMNSPAELMRSWCNETLIASYDLNLSDVGLEILWSAIVSIFLVGGAIGSVVGATMANRFGRRGCFYICGLLLTLGAISFYACRPLHSVELLLLGRMMVGLAGGLLTSFMPMWHSEISALSQRSTLAPLCPMGLTLGVVIAQICSLRSVLGGPESWHFGLAFYGLLVVVCYAPFRWYPESPKWLFIVLGRKEEARRQLQLLRGYTAGSAALKAEMEEMELEAASEVKTSGLVQVLRDPQLRLPLILVCAFLGGQQLSGINAIFYYSVSIFRKAGLSNQASEWANLGAGSLNLFASMLGPVLLERVNRRPLMLFSTFLCTVFLLLFAIMLYFIESYSWFGIGCIGCIFLYIFFFQFGLGPMPFFIGAELFELAFRPAAMSLGSLTYWLCNFIIGMAFPTLQNLWGAFVFLPFSVTCLLIFCLTKRYLPETRGRDPSEVAPLVASGFKSKVMLPKQAAI, from the exons ATGAAATACGATCCGCAATACACCATTTACCAGCATACCGCTCACAAAAGCCCCATAAGAAACGCTACCTctaaatgcgaaatggaaaagccAAAAGACGGGGAATCGCTTCAGAAGCATTCATTGACATTTTCAGAAGCGCCGCTGATGGCACACGAAAATAGCAAGCAG GAGGAGCGGCCCCAGTGGAGCTGGTCCCTCAATTGGGCTGCAATCGGATCGTCGCTTGGTGCGGCGGTTCCAGTGGGGTATTGCACAGGAGTCATGAATAGTCCAGCTGAA CTCATGCGATCCTGGTGCAACGAGACACTGATTGCCAGCTATGACCTAAACTTGAGCGATGTGGGGTTGGAAATACTGTGGTCTGCTATAGTCTCCATATTTCTTGTGGGAGGCGCCATCGGATCTGTTGTTGGTGCCACCATGGCCAACCGGTTCGGACGTCGCGGCTGCTTCTATATCTGTGGCCTCCTTCTGACGCTGGGAGCCATTAGCTTTTACGCATGTCGACCTTTACATTCcgtggagctgctgctgcttggtCGGATGATGGTTGGACTGGCCGGGGGTCTACTAACATCATTTATGCCCATGTGGCACAGCGAAATTTCGGCCCTCTCCCAGCGCAGCACCTTGGCTCCACTGTGTCCAATGGGCTTGACCTTGGGAGTGGTGATTGCGCAGATCTGCAGCCTCCGGTCGGTACTCGGAGGTCCAGAGAGCTGGCACTTCGGACTCGCATTTTACGGTCTTCTAGTGGTTGTGTGTTATGCACCCTTTAGGTGGTATCCTGAGAGCCCCAAATGGTTATTTATCGTCCTAGGTCGCAAGGAGGAGGCTCGTCGCCAGCTGCAGTTACTGAGGGGATACACGGCTGGCAGCGCCGCACTGAAGGCAGAGATGGAAGAGATGGAGCTAGAAGCTGCTTCCGAGGTGAAGACCAGCGGACTAGTGCAGGTCCTGCGTGACCCCCAATTGCGTCTTCCGCTAATCCTAGTCTGCGCCTTTCTTGGTGGCCAACAGCTGTCTGGCATTAATGCT ATATTTTACTACTCCGTCTCCATTTTCCGAAAGGCGGGTCTTTCAAATCAGGCCTCTGAGTGGGCCAACCTAGGTGCGGGTTCcctaaatttatttgcctCCATGCTGGGCCCCGTGCTGCTGGAACGAGTCAATCGGCGACCACTGATGCTTTTCTCCACATTTTTATGCACAGtatttctgcttttgtttgccataaTGCTCTACTTCATT gAGAGCTACAGCTGGTTTGGTATTGGCTGCATTGGCTGCATTTTCCTGTACATATTCTTCTTCCAATTTGGTCTGGGCCCAATGCCGTTTTTCATCGGAGCAG AACTGTTTGAACTGGCTTTCCGCCCAGCCGCTATGTCGTTGGGAAGCTTGACGTACTGGCTGTGCAACTTTATCATCGGAATGGCGTTTCCCACATTGCAGAACCTCTGGGgcgcatttgtttttttgcccTTCTCAGTAACCTGCCTCCTGATCTTTTGCCTGACGAAACGCTACTTGCCAGAGACGCGAGGACGTGATCCGTCAGAGGTGGCTCCTCTCGTTGCTTCGGGTTTTAAATCAAAAGTGATGCTCCCGAAACAGGCGGCGATTTAA